A single genomic interval of Centropristis striata isolate RG_2023a ecotype Rhode Island chromosome 8, C.striata_1.0, whole genome shotgun sequence harbors:
- the LOC131976750 gene encoding uncharacterized protein LOC131976750, translated as MENSNIPSHLLDHTYNKVIRVSARLAQATKRAAACRDCSCCRDNQHSEAPANPPKKRRRTSAAQPSTPPADTPASSNQVLKPRAPISPADLPLVSSVPSSPQPTAPPLPDEPLMICGLPVEEYQQLYHEVVDDMLRFTNSRQRPYTLALGRRIKQKLWERLNRPTFTETVDADGRVHVDTSYGVGDHPPQYDVDTSEEPGPTPPSVLQFTYKLSPSQPTASEVLCSTFHPQPLPDTCSRGLHLQDLADYCLMTYPRSLCQILQPVPPPAGSGRLLPYDLPPQPLPDPAAGASTCSQTPAAGVSTCRIWQTAAL; from the exons ATGGAAAAT AGTAATATTCCGAGCCACCTGTTGGACCATACCTACAACAAAGTTATTAGAGTCTCAGCACGCCTGGCACAGGCTACAAAGAGAGCAGCAGCCTGCAGAGACTGCTCCTGCTGCAGAGACAACCAG CACTCTGAAGCTCCTGCAAACCCACCCAAAAAAAGGAGGCGCACCTCTGCTGCTCAGCCTTCAACACCTCCTGCTGATACTCCAGCTTCATCTAATCAGGTCCTGAAGCCTCGCGCTCCAATTTCACCTGCTGACTTACCTTTGGTCTCTTCTGTGCCCTCTAGCCCCCAGCCCACTGCTCCACCTCTCCCAGACGAGCCCCTGATGATATGCGGCCTCCCCGTGGAAGAGTACCAACAGCTCTACCATGAAGTTGTCGACGACATGCTGAG GTTCACGAATAGCCGGCAGCGTCCATATACTTTGGCCCTGGGTCGCCGCATCAAGCAGAAGCTGTGGGAGAGGCTGAACCGTCCGACCTTCACCGAGACAGTGGACGCAGACGGCCGGGTGCATGTGGACACATCATACGGGGTTGGTGACCACCCTCCCCAGTATGATGTGGACACATCAGAAGAACCGGGGCCCA CTCCACCCTCCGTCCTCCAATTCACATACAAACTCAGCCCGTCACAACCTACAGCCTCTGAAGTGCTCTGCTCCACCTTCCACCCGCAGCCTCTGCCAGATACCTGCAGCCGGGGCCTCCACCTGCAGGATCTGGCAGACTACTGCCTTATGACCTACCCCCGCAGCCTCTGCCAGATCCTGCAGCCGGTGCCTCCACCTGCAGGATCTGGCAGACTGCTGCCTTATGACCTCCCCCCGCAGCCTCTGCCAGATCCTGCAGCCGGCGCCTCCACCTGCAGCCAGACACCTGCAGCCGGGGTCTCCACCTGCAGGATCTGGCAGACTGCTGCCTTATGA
- the LOC131976619 gene encoding uncharacterized protein LOC131976619 isoform X2, with translation MENSNIPSHLLDHTYNKVIRVSARQAQATKRAAACRDCSCCRDNQHSEAPANPPKKRRRTSAAQPSTPPADTPASSNQVLKPRAPISPADLPLVSSVPSSPQPTAPPLPDEPLMICGLPVEEYQQLYHEVVDDMLRFTNSRQRPYTLALGRRIKQKLWERLNRPTFTETVDADGRVHVGTSYGVGDHPPQYDVDTSEEPGPSKRAKH, from the exons ATGGAAAAT AGTAATATTCCGAGCCACCTGTTGGACCATACCTACAACAAAGTTATTAGAGTCTCAGCACGCCAGGCACAGGCTACCAAGAGAGCAGCAGCCTGCAGAGACTGCTCCTGCTGCAGAGACAACCAG CACTCTGAAGCTCCTGCAAACCCACCCAAAAAAAGGAGGCGCACCTCTGCTGCTCAGCCTTCAACACCTCCTGCTGATACTCCAGCTTCATCTAATCAGGTCCTGAAGCCTCGCGCTCCAATTTCACCTGCTGACTTACCTTTGGTCTCTTCTGTGCCCTCTAGCCCCCAGCCCACTGCTCCACCTCTCCCAGACGAGCCCCTGATGATATGCGGCCTCCCCGTGGAAGAGTACCAACAGCTCTACCATGAAGTTGTCGACGACATGCTGAG GTTCACGAATAGCCGGCAGCGTCCATATACTTTGGCCCTGGGTCGCCGCATCAAGCAGAAGCTGTGGGAGAGGCTGAACCGTCCGACCTTCACCGAGACAGTCGACGCAGACGGCCGGGTGCATGTGGGCACATCATACGGGGTTGGTGACCACCCTCCCCAGTATGATGTGGACACATCAGAAGAACCGGGGCCCAGTAAACGAGCTAAGcactaa